One genomic region from Saprospiraceae bacterium encodes:
- a CDS encoding DUF1501 domain-containing protein, with protein MKRRSFLKNIPGAAATTVIGGHALFAEVSNPMVQALHGMMFDTDRVIVIVQLNGGSDGLNTIFPLDQYDQLKIARGNMLMPAGSILKLNDKTGIHPAMAAMHDLYQDGKLGVIQNVGYPDFNYSHFRATDIWLSASDSKEVLDSGWAGRYLNYEYSNYPVGYPNEVMPDPLAIRVGDGVGLGLQMMGVNMGIAINNASDPVNLTGNIFKDPVSADYVGKELAYVREVQRQTDKFGDVILAAYNKSKNLSAKYPSTNNTNTNNNLTNQLKIVARLIAGGLKTRIYWVSTGGFDTHAAQVDAADFTKGTHANLLKGISDNVAAFVDDCNLLGLGDRVVGFTFSEFGRRIKSNASLGTDHGSALPVIYFGNKVLPKVVGNNPIILPDVNTNSNLPMGYDFRSVYGTFLSQWFCVPQADVNNMLYDNFQNLPILGAENCLSTATHELNVHNGRQMIKVYPNPFVDKTKVDLESLGGFVRLQVFNNQGSVIQSLVNKELIKGKYTMDLNIENQASGIFYIRWENGALTQTKSMMKVR; from the coding sequence ATGAAAAGAAGAAGCTTTTTAAAAAATATACCCGGAGCGGCAGCTACGACTGTCATAGGTGGACATGCATTGTTTGCAGAAGTAAGCAATCCAATGGTGCAGGCATTGCATGGGATGATGTTTGACACTGACAGAGTCATAGTCATCGTGCAACTCAATGGAGGATCTGATGGCCTCAATACCATCTTTCCATTGGATCAATATGATCAGCTTAAAATTGCCAGGGGCAATATGTTGATGCCTGCAGGGAGTATATTAAAGTTAAATGATAAGACAGGTATACATCCAGCGATGGCCGCCATGCATGATTTGTATCAGGATGGCAAACTTGGAGTCATACAGAATGTAGGATACCCTGATTTTAATTACTCCCATTTTCGGGCTACAGACATCTGGTTGAGTGCCTCTGACTCCAAAGAAGTATTGGACTCAGGGTGGGCCGGCAGGTATTTAAATTATGAATATTCTAATTATCCGGTAGGCTATCCCAATGAAGTGATGCCTGATCCGCTGGCTATCCGGGTAGGAGATGGCGTGGGCCTGGGCTTACAGATGATGGGCGTCAATATGGGCATAGCGATCAACAATGCTTCTGACCCGGTCAATCTCACCGGCAATATATTTAAAGACCCGGTGAGTGCTGACTATGTAGGGAAGGAACTGGCTTATGTACGGGAGGTGCAAAGACAGACGGACAAATTTGGCGATGTAATTCTGGCTGCCTACAATAAATCTAAAAACCTTTCTGCTAAATATCCAAGCACCAATAATACCAATACCAACAATAATCTGACCAATCAATTGAAGATCGTAGCCAGGCTGATCGCGGGGGGCTTAAAAACCAGGATCTATTGGGTGAGTACCGGTGGGTTTGATACGCATGCTGCCCAGGTGGATGCTGCTGACTTTACCAAAGGCACACATGCCAATCTCTTGAAAGGCATCTCTGACAATGTCGCAGCTTTTGTGGACGACTGTAACTTATTAGGTTTAGGGGACAGAGTGGTAGGATTTACATTTTCGGAGTTTGGAAGGAGGATAAAATCCAATGCATCCCTGGGTACTGATCATGGCTCAGCCTTGCCGGTGATCTATTTTGGCAATAAAGTTTTGCCCAAAGTGGTCGGTAATAATCCAATCATTCTTCCAGATGTCAACACCAATAGTAATTTACCCATGGGCTACGATTTTAGATCGGTGTATGGCACTTTTCTAAGTCAATGGTTTTGCGTGCCACAAGCAGATGTCAACAATATGCTTTATGATAACTTCCAAAACCTACCCATATTAGGTGCTGAAAACTGTCTTTCCACTGCCACGCATGAACTGAATGTGCACAATGGTCGACAAATGATTAAGGTCTACCCCAATCCATTTGTGGACAAGACAAAGGTTGATTTAGAAAGTCTTGGAGGTTTCGTCCGCTTGCAGGTGTTTAACAATCAGGGCTCTGTCATCCAATCTCTGGTCAATAAAGAACTGATTAAAGGAAAGTATACCATGGATCTGAATATAGAAAATCAGGCTAGTGGTATATTTTATATCCGATGGGAGAATGGTGCATTGACCCAGACAAAGAGCATGATGAAAGTCAGGTGA
- a CDS encoding sugar kinase, producing MSKKVVTLGEIMLRLSTPDFKRFVQADTLDVTYGGGEANVAAALCNYGLQGTFVSKVPDNPIGQSAINHLRRFGVDTQYIVKGGDRLGIYFLETGASMRASQVIYDRSGASIADAGPDEFDFDAILKEAVWFHTTGITPALSDKGAALTEAALKAAKAKGITTSIDLNYRKKLWSKEKARQVMTRLCEHVDVCIGNEEDADTTLGFKAAHTDVTKGELNLDGFKDVFRQMKEKFGFKVIASSLRESHSASDNGWSALVYDGSEFYHTRRYEVRIVDRVGSGDSFASGLIYGLVTGMPMSDAAEFGVAASALKHTIPGDMNHATLKEVQELMKGDGSGRVQR from the coding sequence ATGTCAAAAAAAGTAGTTACCCTGGGGGAGATCATGTTGAGATTATCTACTCCAGATTTTAAAAGATTTGTTCAGGCGGATACCCTCGATGTCACTTATGGAGGTGGAGAAGCCAATGTCGCAGCAGCTCTGTGTAATTACGGACTTCAAGGTACTTTTGTTTCTAAAGTTCCCGACAATCCGATCGGCCAGTCTGCCATCAATCATTTGAGAAGATTTGGGGTAGATACACAGTATATAGTTAAAGGCGGTGATCGTTTGGGTATCTATTTTTTAGAAACAGGCGCCAGTATGAGGGCTTCTCAGGTGATCTATGATCGATCTGGTGCTTCCATCGCAGATGCCGGGCCAGATGAGTTTGATTTTGATGCCATTTTAAAAGAGGCTGTTTGGTTTCATACGACAGGGATTACACCAGCATTGAGCGATAAAGGGGCTGCTCTGACCGAGGCTGCGCTCAAAGCAGCCAAGGCAAAAGGGATCACCACGAGTATCGATCTCAACTATCGCAAAAAACTATGGAGCAAAGAAAAAGCCAGGCAGGTGATGACCAGGCTTTGTGAACATGTAGATGTATGTATCGGCAATGAAGAAGATGCGGATACCACCCTGGGATTTAAGGCAGCACACACCGATGTCACCAAAGGTGAGCTCAACCTGGATGGATTTAAAGATGTATTCAGACAGATGAAAGAAAAATTTGGATTTAAAGTGATAGCCTCTTCTTTGCGGGAAAGTCATAGTGCCAGCGACAATGGCTGGAGTGCTCTGGTGTATGACGGGTCTGAGTTTTATCATACCAGGCGCTATGAGGTAAGAATCGTGGACCGGGTAGGAAGTGGAGACTCTTTTGCCAGTGGATTGATCTATGGATTGGTGACAGGGATGCCAATGAGTGATGCTGCAGAATTTGGGGTGGCAGCCAGTGCATTAAAACACACCATTCCCGGCGATATGAATCATGCTACTCTCAAAGAAGTGCAAGAACTTATGAAAGGTGACGGAAGTGGTAGAGTACAACGATAA
- a CDS encoding YhcH/YjgK/YiaL family protein — MIIDSIENAGKYFDIHPLFSEAFDYIRSTDMMATEPGKFTIADGLIALYSDAPGKSKEDSLAKFECHNKNIDIQYCIRGQETLGWKPRQQCVDPKGDYNEEKDVLFYNDIPDMFFGLKENQFAIFFPEDVHAPMIGEGNIKKLVMKVRCE, encoded by the coding sequence ATGATAATAGATTCAATAGAAAACGCTGGTAAGTATTTTGATATTCACCCTTTGTTTTCAGAAGCATTTGACTACATCAGGTCCACAGATATGATGGCGACTGAACCCGGCAAATTTACCATAGCTGACGGGCTAATAGCTTTATACAGTGACGCACCCGGAAAATCGAAAGAAGATAGTTTGGCCAAGTTTGAATGCCATAATAAAAATATTGATATCCAATATTGTATCCGGGGACAAGAAACACTGGGATGGAAACCAAGACAACAGTGCGTAGATCCCAAAGGAGATTACAATGAAGAAAAAGATGTCTTGTTTTATAATGATATACCGGATATGTTTTTTGGGTTAAAAGAAAATCAATTTGCCATCTTTTTTCCTGAAGATGTACATGCACCCATGATCGGTGAAGGCAATATTAAAAAGTTAGTGATGAAAGTGAGATGCGAGTAG
- a CDS encoding DUF1800 domain-containing protein, with protein MESFDPQGVTPYSGPFGNSELLHLLRRTLFGVNASDLAFFKGKSLEEVVDFLLDFNTDPGHLPIRAYSGRNLTTFDSGVPFGASWVGIKPIPTEQSPEGARRGSYKQWWIQLMAQQERNLREKLVLFWHNHLVTDTNDTVNFAELAYRYNKLLRSSCSGNFRKLMYDITIEPAMLRYLNGEKNTAAAPDENYGRELQELFCIGKGPGSKYTEDDVKAAARVLTGWSVNYADQYQPVYRPNRHDAKDKQFSAFYGNKKLTGKSTATGGAEEINEMLDMIFQNNETALFIVRKLFTFFGYYEITPETESNLIIPLAEVFRSTGYELKPMLKALFMSSWFFKSEYRGSMIKSPADFTIGMIRQLGITWPTNPLAFEAQYYFAGQIYGAITAQGQEIGDPPNVAGWPAYYQSPSFHELWIDTATYPPRLTTIDGLVLKGLATNNNATNWIQAESRNKSFKLDPIAFVSGLSKPEDPNALIDDLVHLFYGPPISEAVKKSIKVTYLLKGQDTDFYWTEAYKSYKANPQNPGSDGLQVPKQLQDLIVYMMSAAEYHLH; from the coding sequence ATGGAGAGTTTCGATCCGCAAGGGGTTACGCCCTATTCAGGTCCTTTCGGGAATTCAGAATTATTGCATCTTTTGCGTCGGACGCTTTTCGGTGTGAATGCCTCTGATTTAGCTTTTTTTAAGGGAAAATCTCTAGAAGAAGTTGTTGACTTTTTATTGGATTTTAATACTGATCCAGGTCATTTACCTATCCGGGCTTATTCAGGAAGAAATCTGACGACTTTTGATTCAGGTGTCCCTTTCGGAGCAAGCTGGGTGGGGATCAAACCTATTCCTACAGAACAAAGTCCTGAAGGGGCCAGGCGTGGATCGTATAAACAATGGTGGATACAACTCATGGCTCAGCAGGAGCGCAATCTCCGTGAGAAACTGGTGCTATTCTGGCACAATCATCTGGTCACCGATACCAATGATACCGTCAATTTTGCTGAATTGGCTTATCGTTATAACAAACTATTGAGATCCTCCTGCTCGGGCAATTTTAGAAAGTTGATGTATGATATTACGATAGAACCAGCTATGCTGAGGTATCTCAATGGAGAAAAAAACACTGCTGCTGCACCCGATGAAAACTATGGTAGAGAGCTACAAGAACTTTTTTGCATTGGGAAAGGGCCGGGATCAAAATACACAGAAGATGATGTGAAAGCGGCGGCACGTGTATTGACAGGTTGGTCAGTCAATTATGCTGATCAGTATCAACCTGTATACCGCCCCAATCGTCATGATGCTAAAGACAAACAGTTTTCTGCTTTTTATGGCAATAAGAAATTAACAGGCAAATCAACTGCAACCGGAGGTGCTGAAGAGATCAATGAAATGCTGGATATGATATTTCAAAATAACGAAACAGCTTTATTCATCGTTCGAAAATTATTTACTTTTTTTGGATATTATGAGATCACTCCTGAGACCGAAAGTAATCTCATCATTCCCTTGGCAGAGGTATTTAGAAGTACAGGGTATGAACTCAAGCCGATGCTTAAGGCACTTTTCATGAGTTCATGGTTTTTTAAATCAGAATATCGTGGCTCCATGATCAAAAGTCCTGCTGATTTTACTATCGGGATGATCAGACAACTTGGGATAACCTGGCCCACCAATCCTCTTGCTTTCGAAGCTCAATATTATTTTGCTGGACAAATTTATGGTGCGATCACTGCTCAGGGGCAGGAGATTGGCGATCCGCCCAATGTGGCTGGTTGGCCTGCCTATTACCAAAGCCCATCTTTCCATGAACTGTGGATTGACACAGCTACTTACCCTCCAAGGCTGACTACCATAGATGGCCTGGTACTAAAAGGATTGGCTACAAACAATAATGCTACCAATTGGATTCAAGCAGAGAGTAGAAACAAGTCTTTTAAATTGGATCCAATAGCTTTCGTATCCGGATTGTCCAAGCCAGAAGATCCCAATGCATTAATTGATGACCTGGTGCATCTTTTCTATGGTCCTCCGATATCAGAAGCTGTAAAGAAAAGTATTAAGGTGACCTATCTCCTAAAGGGTCAGGACACTGATTTTTATTGGACCGAAGCCTACAAAAGTTATAAAGCAAATCCCCAAAATCCCGGGTCTGATGGTCTCCAGGTGCCAAAACAGTTGCAAGACCTCATAGTCTATATGATGTCTGCTGCAGAATATCATCTTCATTAA
- a CDS encoding ABC transporter ATP-binding protein has translation MGKKILEAVHITKYFHDPLTIKVLEDINFYINAGEFVSIMGKSGCGKSTLLYILSTMDTEFEGNLLIDGTSMIKKKDFELAKVRNEKIGFVFQFHYLLNEFTVLKNVMLPGLKLGKLSDIELEHRAYEKLKILGIEKEALKKPNQISGGEKQRVAIARALINDPLILMGDEPTGNLDKMNSEIVFNIFKELAEVYNQSLLIVTHDSDFAARTHRTIEMEDGKILNLGYPS, from the coding sequence ATGGGAAAAAAAATTTTAGAAGCGGTGCATATCACCAAATATTTCCATGACCCTTTGACCATAAAAGTGTTGGAGGATATCAATTTCTATATCAATGCAGGAGAGTTTGTATCTATCATGGGCAAATCAGGTTGTGGAAAATCTACCTTACTTTATATACTCTCGACGATGGATACAGAATTCGAAGGAAATCTACTCATAGATGGTACGAGCATGATAAAGAAAAAGGACTTTGAACTTGCCAAAGTAAGGAATGAGAAAATTGGCTTCGTATTTCAATTTCATTATTTGCTCAATGAATTTACGGTGTTAAAAAATGTAATGCTGCCCGGACTAAAACTTGGAAAACTCAGCGACATAGAGCTCGAACACCGGGCCTACGAAAAATTAAAAATCCTGGGTATCGAAAAAGAAGCTTTAAAAAAACCAAATCAGATCAGTGGTGGTGAAAAACAGCGGGTAGCTATTGCACGAGCTCTCATCAATGATCCCCTAATCTTAATGGGAGATGAACCTACCGGCAACCTGGATAAAATGAATAGTGAAATAGTATTCAATATCTTTAAAGAACTGGCTGAAGTATACAACCAATCACTTTTGATCGTCACGCACGATTCCGACTTCGCAGCTCGCACCCATCGTACCATCGAGATGGAAGATGGCAAAATCCTAAATTTGGGTTATCCATCTTAA
- a CDS encoding class I SAM-dependent methyltransferase, translating to MKSYFKGIRAAFLRKVVTLDYAWIAKPRIDQSKPIFVELDQLFASHAQQYDPVLNQIIQLFDQLNTISEKGTDDKAVYWKNNYLPGLDLASLYAITTLLNPGHIIEIGSGHSTAVMRKAINDGPLQSRITCIDPNPRRLLSDLADKHVRVALESLDSYTMFQTLSPGDIVFFDGSHISMANTDVTVFFMEILPRIPAGVYVHIHDVYLPYDYPLDMVLRGYNEQYLLAQALLYNMDKFEIIFPAFWISKQPAHTEHLTRNLWSRLNVMEIETHGGSFWFKILR from the coding sequence ATGAAGTCATATTTTAAAGGCATCCGGGCAGCATTTCTACGCAAGGTGGTTACGCTGGATTACGCATGGATAGCAAAACCCAGGATCGATCAGTCAAAACCAATTTTTGTAGAATTAGATCAACTATTTGCTTCGCATGCGCAACAGTATGACCCGGTCTTAAACCAAATAATTCAACTTTTTGATCAACTCAATACGATCTCTGAAAAAGGCACAGATGACAAAGCTGTTTACTGGAAAAACAATTACCTGCCAGGCCTGGACTTAGCGAGTCTTTATGCGATCACTACCTTGCTCAATCCTGGTCATATCATTGAGATAGGATCAGGCCACAGTACTGCTGTGATGCGCAAGGCTATCAATGATGGACCTCTGCAATCCAGGATCACTTGCATAGACCCCAATCCCCGGAGGCTTTTATCTGATTTGGCTGATAAGCATGTTCGGGTAGCTTTAGAATCCCTGGATAGTTATACCATGTTTCAAACGCTTTCACCTGGCGATATAGTATTTTTTGATGGCTCTCACATCTCCATGGCCAATACGGATGTGACCGTGTTTTTTATGGAGATCTTACCACGCATACCTGCAGGCGTATATGTACACATCCATGATGTCTATCTGCCCTACGACTATCCTCTTGACATGGTATTGCGAGGATATAATGAACAATATCTGTTAGCGCAAGCACTTTTGTACAACATGGATAAATTCGAAATCATTTTTCCTGCATTTTGGATTTCTAAACAGCCGGCGCACACGGAACACCTGACACGGAATCTTTGGAGCAGATTGAATGTCATGGAAATCGAAACGCATGGTGGATCTTTTTGGTTTAAAATATTAAGATGA
- a CDS encoding MFS transporter, which produces MKKIGNYRWIICGLLFFATTINYLDRAVISLVKEYLDTEFTWTNSDYANITIAFQAAYAFAMIFAGRLIDWLGTKTGYAIALVSWSVAAMSHFFIKTNLGFIFARIGLGVTESGNFPAAIKTVSEWFPKKERSFATGIFNAGTNVGAIIAPLSVPFIAAEFGWRLTFLIIGAFGFIWLIFWYLFYDTPKRQKRLSKEEFDYIHSDLDEVADREKETLKDTKTNWFQLLKFKQTWAFALGKFLTDGVWWFYLFWLPDFLNKQYGLTKTDLAMPTALVFIIATVGSVYGGWLPLNFITKGMAVFKARKTALLIYAACALPVIISQYLGGFNMWLAVLMIGFAASAHQAWSANLFTTVSDMFPKVTVGSVTGIGGMAGGVGGMLVSFAAGKLFDHYQGIGHIQTGYYIVFMYCGLAYLLAWTLMHFLVPRMQRVVLD; this is translated from the coding sequence ATGAAGAAAATTGGAAATTATCGATGGATAATATGTGGATTGCTGTTTTTTGCTACCACCATAAATTATCTTGACAGAGCCGTCATCAGCCTGGTAAAAGAATATCTAGATACAGAATTTACATGGACCAACTCTGACTATGCCAATATCACGATTGCATTTCAGGCTGCTTACGCCTTTGCCATGATTTTTGCAGGGAGGCTGATTGATTGGTTAGGAACAAAAACTGGATACGCGATAGCATTAGTGTCCTGGAGTGTGGCCGCCATGTCGCATTTTTTTATTAAGACCAACCTGGGATTTATTTTTGCAAGAATTGGATTGGGCGTTACTGAATCAGGCAATTTTCCAGCTGCTATTAAGACTGTGTCAGAGTGGTTTCCGAAAAAGGAAAGATCATTTGCTACGGGTATCTTCAATGCCGGTACCAATGTAGGGGCGATAATAGCTCCTCTTTCAGTACCATTTATCGCTGCTGAATTTGGCTGGCGATTGACTTTTTTAATTATTGGAGCATTTGGATTTATCTGGTTGATATTTTGGTATCTGTTTTATGATACTCCCAAAAGGCAAAAAAGACTGTCTAAAGAAGAATTTGATTACATCCACAGTGATCTGGATGAAGTCGCAGATAGAGAAAAAGAGACTTTGAAAGATACCAAGACCAACTGGTTTCAATTATTAAAGTTCAAACAAACCTGGGCCTTTGCTTTGGGCAAGTTTTTGACGGATGGTGTATGGTGGTTCTATTTGTTTTGGTTGCCAGATTTTTTAAATAAACAATATGGATTGACCAAGACCGATCTTGCCATGCCTACCGCATTGGTATTTATCATTGCAACAGTGGGTAGTGTCTATGGTGGTTGGTTGCCGCTCAACTTTATTACCAAGGGTATGGCAGTATTTAAAGCTAGAAAAACTGCCCTGCTTATTTATGCTGCTTGTGCTCTGCCAGTGATTATTAGTCAATACCTGGGTGGATTTAACATGTGGCTCGCTGTATTGATGATTGGATTCGCAGCTTCAGCCCACCAGGCATGGAGTGCAAATCTTTTTACAACGGTCAGCGATATGTTTCCTAAAGTTACCGTTGGATCCGTGACCGGCATTGGTGGAATGGCCGGTGGTGTAGGAGGTATGCTAGTGTCGTTTGCTGCAGGTAAGCTTTTTGATCATTATCAGGGGATTGGACATATTCAGACAGGGTATTACATCGTATTTATGTATTGTGGCCTGGCATATCTGCTGGCCTGGACCTTGATGCACTTCCTTGTACCACGTATGCAACGCGTAGTGTTGGATTGA
- a CDS encoding sugar kinase, producing the protein MNKIICFGEIMLRLTPFMTQRLEQAKSFAIEYGGSESNVAATLAQLGSKVHYVTRLPDQPFGHSALGCLAQHGVDISQSIFGGDRLGVYYVELGSGRRNSKVIYDRKNSGMHTLAPGMIPWEAIFQEVDWFHWSGITPSISSSAAAATKEAILAAKKAGVTVSCDLNYRSKLWDYGSPPSLVMPALIDLCEVVVGDEDVMGVYFGIKSSGREDAFEKLKNRFPNIKSIAFTEREGLSATHNTYQGFLFHDNIIVESKKYDMPDMIDRIGSGDAFMAGLIFKLKALYQGECDNQEVIEFATATSVHKHYIPGDINIITLDDVMLMMKGGSGAKVRR; encoded by the coding sequence TTGAATAAAATTATATGTTTTGGCGAAATCATGTTGAGACTTACGCCCTTCATGACGCAAAGGTTGGAACAAGCCAAAAGTTTTGCCATTGAATACGGTGGCTCTGAGTCAAATGTAGCGGCTACTTTGGCTCAATTAGGATCTAAGGTGCATTATGTAACCAGGTTGCCAGATCAACCATTTGGGCATAGTGCTTTAGGGTGCCTTGCACAACACGGGGTGGATATATCACAAAGTATTTTTGGCGGTGATCGGCTTGGAGTTTATTATGTAGAGTTAGGCTCCGGTAGGAGAAATTCCAAAGTGATATACGATAGAAAAAATAGCGGTATGCATACCCTGGCCCCAGGGATGATCCCGTGGGAAGCTATATTTCAGGAAGTAGATTGGTTTCACTGGTCTGGTATCACACCTTCTATCAGTAGTTCTGCCGCAGCAGCCACCAAAGAAGCAATATTAGCCGCTAAAAAAGCTGGTGTCACTGTATCATGCGATCTCAATTATCGCTCAAAACTTTGGGATTATGGGTCTCCTCCTTCATTGGTCATGCCAGCTCTCATCGATTTATGCGAGGTGGTCGTCGGCGATGAAGATGTCATGGGGGTCTATTTTGGCATAAAGTCTTCTGGACGAGAGGACGCCTTTGAAAAATTAAAGAACAGGTTTCCTAATATCAAATCAATTGCTTTTACTGAAAGAGAAGGGCTTTCAGCCACACATAATACCTACCAGGGATTTTTATTTCACGACAATATAATCGTCGAGTCAAAAAAATATGATATGCCTGACATGATAGATAGGATAGGTTCAGGAGATGCATTTATGGCTGGCCTAATCTTTAAATTGAAAGCTTTATACCAAGGAGAATGCGATAATCAGGAAGTCATCGAATTTGCCACCGCTACCAGTGTGCACAAGCATTATATTCCCGGTGATATCAACATTATTACATTGGACGATGTCATGCTGATGATGAAAGGTGGTTCAGGAGCCAAGGTCAGGCGTTAA
- the uxaC gene encoding glucuronate isomerase: protein MSKRFLDDDFLLQSPAAKELYFDYAKDMPIIDYHCHLPPDEIANDHVFENLTQIWLKGDHYKWRAMRALGVDEYFITGAAPDREKFKKWAEVAPKVMRNPLYHWTHMELKNPFGIQKILSPDTADEIYDEGNEKLIALSTNTILKHFNVHVVGTTDDPCDALEDHRKMANAPIGIQVVPTFRPDAILGINDPGEFNLYISRLEQMSGVAIQQWDDLLLALRHRHDAFALLGCKASDHGQIYLYADDYTDSEVGRIFTKARSGLLVNDVEANQFRSAIQYELAIMDWEKGWVQQFHLGAIRDNNSRLLTTLGKNIGVDSIGDYPQIEVMSKFFNRLDKDNKLAKTIIYNVNPVFNAAFATMIGNFQDGTIKGKMQFGSGWWFLDQKDGMTDQINVLSNMGVLSCFVGMITDSRSFLSFPRHEYFRRILCNLFGNDISNGELPHDIPWIGKMIQDICYNNAKAYFGF, encoded by the coding sequence ATGAGTAAAAGATTTTTAGACGACGATTTTTTATTGCAAAGTCCCGCAGCAAAAGAGCTATATTTTGATTATGCCAAGGACATGCCGATCATAGACTACCATTGTCATCTGCCTCCTGATGAGATAGCCAATGACCATGTATTCGAAAACCTCACCCAGATCTGGCTCAAAGGGGATCATTATAAATGGAGAGCTATGCGGGCACTCGGAGTAGATGAATATTTTATCACTGGAGCTGCTCCCGACCGGGAGAAATTCAAAAAATGGGCTGAAGTTGCTCCAAAGGTGATGAGAAACCCATTATATCATTGGACTCATATGGAATTAAAAAATCCATTTGGGATCCAAAAGATATTGTCTCCTGATACGGCGGATGAAATCTATGATGAAGGCAACGAAAAGCTAATAGCGCTGAGTACCAATACTATACTTAAGCATTTTAATGTACATGTCGTTGGCACTACGGATGACCCATGTGATGCCTTGGAAGATCATAGGAAAATGGCCAATGCACCTATAGGTATTCAAGTGGTGCCTACTTTTCGGCCGGATGCCATATTGGGAATAAATGACCCTGGTGAGTTTAATCTATATATAAGCCGTTTAGAGCAAATGTCCGGAGTAGCCATACAGCAATGGGATGATCTGCTACTTGCTTTGAGGCATCGTCATGATGCTTTTGCTTTATTAGGATGTAAAGCCTCAGATCATGGTCAGATATATCTTTATGCTGATGATTACACTGACAGCGAAGTGGGTCGAATATTTACGAAGGCCAGAAGTGGTCTTTTAGTCAACGATGTGGAAGCCAACCAATTCAGATCAGCAATACAATATGAACTGGCTATCATGGATTGGGAAAAAGGGTGGGTACAACAGTTTCACCTGGGCGCTATTAGGGACAATAATAGTAGGTTGCTCACGACATTGGGTAAAAATATAGGCGTAGACAGTATTGGGGATTATCCTCAAATAGAAGTCATGTCTAAATTTTTTAACCGACTTGATAAAGATAATAAACTGGCAAAAACGATCATATATAATGTCAATCCCGTGTTCAATGCTGCTTTTGCTACCATGATCGGTAATTTTCAGGACGGTACGATTAAAGGCAAAATGCAATTTGGGAGTGGCTGGTGGTTTTTGGACCAAAAAGATGGTATGACTGATCAGATCAATGTATTGAGCAATATGGGTGTGTTATCCTGTTTTGTCGGCATGATTACAGACTCGCGGTCATTTTTGTCATTTCCGAGGCACGAATATTTCAGAAGAATTCTATGCAATCTATTTGGCAATGACATTTCAAATGGAGAGTTGCCTCACGATATACCCTGGATCGGAAAGATGATTCAGGATATATGCTATAATAATGCCAAAGCATATTTTGGATTTTAA
- a CDS encoding bifunctional 4-hydroxy-2-oxoglutarate aldolase/2-dehydro-3-deoxy-phosphogluconate aldolase, whose translation MNKIELATNAIVSQGILPLYFNADLVVSCEILRAIYRAGIKAVEYTNRGEAALVNFTKMVELRNAEMSDLLLGIGTIKNLDQAQKYRTAGADFMVSPGFVLDVATYCQDHQLLYAPGCMTPTEIIAAENAGVGFIKLFPGNMLGPEFLSSIKDIFPKLLFMPTGGVDTTRENILGWYQAGVCAVGMGSKLISKKLMEARDYLTMENETKKVLHTIAEIKGK comes from the coding sequence ATGAATAAAATAGAATTGGCCACCAATGCCATTGTATCTCAAGGGATATTGCCTTTGTATTTTAATGCTGACCTGGTAGTTAGTTGTGAAATATTGCGGGCCATTTATCGTGCTGGTATCAAAGCTGTAGAGTATACCAATAGAGGGGAGGCCGCTTTGGTTAATTTTACTAAAATGGTAGAGCTTAGAAATGCAGAGATGTCTGATTTGTTATTAGGCATTGGTACCATTAAAAACCTGGATCAAGCTCAAAAATATCGTACAGCTGGAGCTGATTTTATGGTAAGCCCTGGCTTTGTACTTGATGTAGCTACTTACTGCCAGGATCATCAATTGTTATACGCACCAGGTTGTATGACCCCAACAGAGATCATAGCAGCAGAAAATGCAGGTGTCGGATTTATAAAATTATTTCCGGGTAATATGCTCGGTCCTGAATTTTTAAGCAGTATCAAAGACATCTTCCCCAAGTTATTGTTTATGCCTACAGGTGGGGTAGATACTACCAGGGAAAATATATTGGGTTGGTATCAAGCTGGAGTTTGTGCTGTAGGGATGGGTAGTAAACTCATCAGTAAAAAGCTGATGGAGGCCAGGGACTATTTGACCATGGAAAATGAAACAAAAAAAGTACTGCATACTATCGCAGAAATAAAAGGTAAATAA